Proteins from one Rubripirellula tenax genomic window:
- a CDS encoding GNAT family N-acetyltransferase has product MQSDAFQCQIEPALADQLQQWLPPLLSNLSLGRAQIAIDQLRSTLQSPTSGRIVVATARELDVSDGKSEADRLEAVEPDSDQNTPVAVAIAILPSDTLAETGISDAATMVHAGTLKGDSFAISDQIVRRLGDCLAAELARLGVSFVQWATDPRAGFENDRDAESTARWCRGFDLETIATLDYLSGPADGQARSELVKDATSPLEFSKLDFQDVSDSPIEASRPWQQLVELIQSTYAGTMDCPRLNEFRTVQQTLQGYRSAAAFDQRFWFTAIDRQTGEDAGCVILATHDKVVELVYMGLAPAARSRGFAAHLIAHAMDCAIAIGGDRLILAVDRDNTPAKRLYELAGMKPMMSEEVWCKSISKNAKPDQHRSHSETSHKRSS; this is encoded by the coding sequence ATGCAATCTGACGCGTTCCAATGCCAAATCGAACCCGCCTTGGCCGACCAGTTGCAACAGTGGCTCCCTCCACTGCTGTCAAATTTGTCGCTCGGACGGGCTCAGATTGCGATCGATCAGCTACGATCGACGCTCCAAAGTCCGACTTCGGGCCGGATCGTTGTCGCAACGGCTCGTGAACTTGACGTTTCGGACGGCAAGTCGGAAGCTGATCGACTGGAAGCGGTCGAACCGGACAGCGACCAAAACACACCGGTCGCCGTCGCGATCGCGATCCTGCCTTCGGATACGCTGGCCGAGACCGGAATTTCCGACGCCGCGACGATGGTTCATGCCGGCACACTGAAAGGCGATTCGTTTGCGATTTCAGATCAGATCGTCCGTCGTCTCGGTGATTGCTTGGCCGCCGAATTGGCTCGACTAGGCGTCTCGTTTGTTCAATGGGCGACCGACCCGCGGGCCGGATTTGAAAACGATCGCGATGCCGAATCCACTGCCCGATGGTGTCGCGGTTTTGACTTGGAAACCATCGCCACACTCGACTATTTGAGCGGCCCCGCCGACGGGCAGGCTCGATCCGAACTGGTCAAGGACGCGACGTCCCCATTGGAATTTTCGAAGCTGGATTTTCAGGATGTCAGCGATTCGCCGATCGAAGCGAGTCGTCCGTGGCAGCAACTTGTCGAATTGATTCAATCCACGTACGCCGGCACGATGGATTGTCCGCGGTTGAACGAGTTTCGCACGGTTCAGCAAACGCTGCAGGGTTATCGCAGTGCGGCTGCGTTTGACCAGCGATTCTGGTTCACGGCGATCGATCGACAGACCGGCGAAGACGCCGGATGCGTGATCTTGGCGACTCACGACAAAGTCGTCGAACTGGTCTACATGGGGCTTGCGCCGGCGGCTCGATCGCGAGGTTTCGCTGCGCACTTGATTGCGCACGCAATGGACTGTGCCATCGCGATCGGAGGCGACCGATTGATCTTGGCCGTCGATCGCGACAATACGCCAGCCAAGCGTCTGTACGAACTGGCGGGGATGAAACCGATGATGAGCGAGGAAGTATGGTGTAAATCGATTTCAAAAAATGCGAAACCGGACCAACATCGCTCGCACTCCGAAACTTCACACAAACGATCGTCGTAA
- a CDS encoding PDZ domain-containing protein gives MIRRFCLACLIVPLAASFLICDSPSADAQGLLRRIQSRIQGRIPQTAPPQRPAPNPTLSPPNTRPAPSAVPSTNGTADGMRRVSPVGAANPSNAGGSTPRTSAVNPSQSGRSILDPRAPGSKGLPPGMVQPGLQNDERGAAAKLNATETYGSSILSSSDPADAATSAASSRASIGVNVFEPADGTPGVEIAKFRSDSLADDSGMKVGDIIMAVEGNRTTSSRDVAEQLKGKKGGDRVKIQFRRQNRNFMVYIPLVETPNKVATESPAKDKTAAKPNTQQTPNVSPSTASVEPTLAAPKNSPTRQPDVTPTTAMNVTADLPESAKPTAPAATTAAPKQAEPATSTITKKKQAAPMRTKFGVTAVDADLIRGAVITEVVPKSPADRAGLQVDDRVVSINGRLLMDSESLMRQMDSRASDIDVAIQWVRGSKLLAADVHFNSPKTAQVADANGAGEASSGLSSILGGLFGSKNKEPSRADDAMAFGDEDSVKQVDFESTSKAKAGGNESDGFMELPPGKASKAEPSSSEVENAAKKQSRDDLLRQIEDLEAKLKRLKGTE, from the coding sequence ATGATACGCCGATTCTGCCTTGCCTGTTTGATTGTTCCATTGGCAGCAAGCTTTCTGATTTGCGATTCTCCTTCCGCAGATGCCCAGGGGCTGCTGCGCCGGATTCAATCGAGGATTCAGGGACGCATCCCACAAACGGCACCGCCCCAGCGACCGGCGCCGAACCCGACCCTTTCTCCGCCGAACACGCGGCCCGCTCCCTCCGCGGTGCCATCGACCAATGGCACGGCCGACGGAATGCGACGCGTCAGCCCCGTTGGAGCGGCGAATCCATCCAACGCCGGTGGATCGACGCCCAGGACGTCGGCCGTCAATCCGTCGCAGTCGGGACGAAGTATCCTCGACCCGCGTGCTCCCGGCTCCAAAGGACTGCCACCCGGAATGGTTCAACCCGGACTCCAAAACGACGAGCGTGGTGCAGCTGCGAAGTTAAATGCGACGGAAACGTATGGCAGTTCGATTTTGTCGAGTTCGGACCCGGCTGATGCCGCCACATCGGCTGCGAGCTCTCGCGCATCCATCGGCGTCAATGTCTTTGAGCCCGCCGACGGGACGCCGGGTGTCGAGATCGCGAAGTTCCGCTCCGACTCCCTTGCCGACGATTCGGGAATGAAGGTTGGGGACATCATCATGGCCGTTGAAGGAAACCGAACCACGTCGTCACGCGACGTTGCAGAGCAATTGAAGGGAAAGAAGGGCGGCGACCGTGTGAAGATCCAATTCCGTCGCCAAAACAGGAATTTTATGGTCTACATCCCGTTGGTCGAAACTCCGAACAAGGTCGCCACAGAATCGCCCGCCAAGGACAAAACGGCCGCAAAACCTAATACCCAACAAACACCGAACGTCTCGCCGTCGACGGCTTCCGTCGAACCGACCTTGGCAGCACCCAAAAACTCCCCAACTCGCCAACCCGATGTGACTCCAACGACCGCCATGAATGTGACGGCCGATCTTCCCGAGTCCGCGAAACCGACCGCGCCCGCTGCGACTACTGCGGCACCCAAACAAGCCGAACCGGCAACGTCGACGATCACCAAAAAGAAGCAAGCGGCTCCGATGAGGACCAAGTTTGGCGTCACCGCGGTTGATGCGGACCTGATTCGTGGCGCGGTCATTACCGAAGTCGTGCCCAAGTCGCCCGCCGATCGTGCGGGGCTGCAAGTGGACGACCGCGTTGTGTCGATCAACGGTCGTTTGTTGATGGACAGCGAATCGTTGATGCGACAAATGGATTCGCGTGCCTCGGACATCGACGTCGCGATCCAATGGGTCCGCGGATCCAAGCTGCTTGCCGCCGACGTCCATTTTAATTCGCCGAAAACGGCTCAAGTCGCCGATGCGAATGGCGCGGGTGAAGCGTCCAGCGGACTCAGTTCCATTTTGGGCGGTTTGTTTGGCAGCAAGAACAAAGAGCCCAGCCGAGCGGATGACGCCATGGCGTTTGGCGACGAAGATTCGGTGAAGCAAGTCGACTTCGAGTCCACATCGAAGGCCAAAGCCGGCGGAAATGAATCGGATGGCTTCATGGAATTGCCACCTGGAAAGGCTTCCAAAGCCGAACCATCGTCGTCCGAAGTGGAAAATGCGGCAAAGAAGCAATCCCGCGACGATTTGTTACGACAGATCGAAGACTTGGAAGCCAAGTTGAAGCGGCTTAAAGGCACCGAGTGA